From the genome of Streptomyces sp. NBC_01142:
GGGGGTCATGACGTTCTCAGCGGTCAGCTCGGCCAGATGCAGGGTGCGTACGAACAGCTCGGCGGTGTCCGCCTCCAGCGCGCCCGCCTTCGCGGAGTGGCGGGCCAGCGCGACCAGTTCCTGCGGGCTGCGGGCCGAGGCCAGCTCCTCGGTCGGCTCCATGCCGATCCGGCGCAGGATGCGGTTGGCGGCGTTGTTGAGATGGCTGATCAGTGGCTTGAAGGCGGCGGTGAAGACCCGCTGCGGGGTGGCCACCACCTTCGCCACGGCCAGCGGGGACGAGATGGCCCAGTTCTTCGGGACCAGCTCGCCGACGACCATCAGCACGACGGTGGACAGCGCGGTACCGATGACCAGGGCCGCCGAGGAGGCCACGGAGGAGGAGAGGCCGAGTGCCTCGAGCGGTCCGCGGATCAGCTTGGCGATCGAGGGCTCGGCCAGCATGCCGACGACGAGGTTGGTGACGGTGATGCCGAGCTGGGCGCCGGAGAGCTGGAAGGTGAGGCTCCGTACGGCCTTGAGTGCGCCCGCCGCCCCGCGCTCGCCACGCTCGACGGCCCGCTCGAGATCGCTGCGCTCGACCGTGGTGAGGGAGAACTCCGCCGCGACGAAGGCACCGCAGGCGATCGACAGCAGCACTGCCACAAGGAGCAGGAGCACTTCGGTCATCGGTTCACCTCCGTCCCATGATCGGGCAGGGGGAGGAGGATTGCGCGATGTCTGCTACTGGGAGGCTCGCCCATGGGCGGACGCTCACACCTTTCGTACGGGGGGCGAATGATGCACCCATGGTAAAGGACGGGCAAAGTGGCTCGGTGTGCGGTGGCATCCGCAGCCGATTGCCGGGTGGCAGCCTAGGCGAACGGCTTCACCCAGCGGCGCCAGTGGTCCTCGCGGTGGTAGCCGGCGGCGGCCCACGCCTGCTGAGCCCGCCCGTTGGCCTCCAGCACCATCGCGTCGCCGCGCCTGCCGCCCACGGCCCGGAACCGCTTCTCGGCCGCTTCGAGAAGCGCTGCTCCGATCCCCTGGCGGCGATGGGAGGGGAGCACGGCGAGCCGGTACAGGGAGCATCGCCAGCCGTCGTATCCGGCGATCACGGTGCCCACCACCCGGCCGTCGGACTCGGCCAGAATCAGCGCGTCGGGGTCGCGCGCGATGAGCCGGGTCACCCCGTCCACGTCGTCCGTGATGCTCGTGCCCTCGGCGGCTTCCTGCCAGAAGCGGAGGACGGTCTCCGCCTCGGCCGTCCCGGCGGTGCGTATGTGCAGGTCGATCATGGGCGCGAGCCAAGCATGCCCGGCTGCCGGTCCGCCACCGGCTTCCAGCGTGCGGGACGGACCTTGTGGCGCACCGCGTTCAGCTGCCGCGCGGAGCCGGAACTCTCCTCGGGCAGGCGCCTATTCGTGTGCGATGGCGGCCAGCACGTTCATCCGTGAGGCGCGCAGCGCCGGAAGCACCGCAGCGCCGAGCCCCACGACCACCGAGCCCACCACGACCGCGACGAGCGTGCCCCACGGCACGGCGAACGCCGTCAGCCCCTCCAGCGCCAGCACCTGTTGCACCGCCACTCCCCACACCACGCCCAGGGCCAGCCCCAGCAGTGCGCCGAAGACCGCGATCACAACGGATTCCAGCCGGATCATGCGCCGCAGCTGGACCCGGGAGAGACCGATGGCCCGCAGCAGCCCGATCTCCCGGGTCCGCTCCACCACCGACAGCGCAAGGGTGTTGACCACACCCAGCACGGCAATGACGATCGCCAGCCCCAGCAGCGCGTACACCAGATACAGCATCACGGCTATCTGCTGGCGGATCAGCTCCTTGTAGTCGGCCTGATCCCTCACCTGCACCTGCGGGTAGGGGTCGAGTGCCCTCTCCAGGCCCCGGCGCAGCTCCTGCGCATCGCTACCGCTCGCGGCGTTGACGTACAGCGCGGCCTCCTGCCCGCCCGGCAGATACTTCTCCACGGTGGCGAGCCCCAGGAACATCCCGCCCTCCATCCCGGGGCCGCCGCTCTGGTCCATGTCGGTGAGCGCCCCCACCGTCAGCCGGGCCCGCTGCCCGCCCGCGAACTCGGCCGACAGCACCGACCCGATCCGTACCTTGTGCTCGGCGGCGTACTTCCGGTCCATCGCGATGCTGTCCGGCGCAAGGGCCGCCCCGGTGTCCCCGCCCGCATAGGTGATCCGCGCGGCCTCGTCCAGCTGGGGGTCGTAGCCCGAAGCCGTCGACTCCACCCGTTTCCCGTCCGGCAACGTCAGCGCGAGCGGCGCGAAGCGCTGTCGTACGACCGTCCCGGCGCTCTCGACCCCCTTCACCTTCTCGGTGATCTCCTGCGGGAACGGCATGAAGTTGCTGTTCTGTACGACGAAGTCGGCGCCCAGCGTGCGGTCGATCTGGTCGTCGAAGGACTTGGTCATCGAGGCGCTGGCGATCGAGAGCCCGCCCACCAGCGCCAGGCCCACCATCAGGGCGGCCGCGGTGGCGCCCGTACGCCGCGGATTGCGCAGCGCGTTGCGCTGGCTCATCCGCCCGACCGGGCCGAATATCGGGGGGAACGCCCCGCCCAGCACCCGGATCACCGGCCGTACCAGCAGCGGCCCGGCCACCACCGTGGCGATCAGCGAGAGCACCACGCCCAGACCCAGCAAAGACGAGGCGGTGCCGGTCTGCTCGCTCACCATGCAGCCGGCCAGCGCCGCGGCACCCGCCGCACCGACCACCGCCCCCACGATCGCCCGGATCCTCAACGGCCGTCCCACACCAGCGACTTCGGCGTCGGAGAGCGCGGCCATGGGGGAGACCCGGGCTGCCCGCCGGGCCGGCAGATACGCGGCCACGAAGGTGACGCCCACGCCGACCGCGTACGCGGATACCGGCGTCGCCACCCCCACCACCATCTCGGCGGCGCTCAGATTCATCCCCAGCAGACCCATCAGCTCGATCAGCCCGGCCGCGAGAGCGACACCGGCGGCGAGTCCGAGCGTCGAGCCGACAAGGCCCAGCAGCAGCGCCTCGGTGAGAACGGACCGGCGCACCTGGCGCCGGTCCGCGCCGAGTGCCCGCAGCAGCCCCAACTCCCGGGTGCGCTGGGCGATGAGCATCGAGAAGGTGTTGACGATCAGGAAGATGCCGACCAGAACGGCGACCCCGGCGAAGCCGAGCATCACCCACTTGATGACATCGAGGAATCCGCCCAGCTGGGCGGCGGCCGACTCGGCCTGCTCGTCGGCGGTCCTGAGCTCGTACGCATCACCCAGCTCGGCCGCGATCCGCTGCTTGAGCGTGGCGTCGGAGACCCCGTCCGCGGCGTCCACCGAGACCGAGGTGGCGACCCCGGGTCTGCCCAGCAGCCTGGTCTGGGCGGTCGGGGTGTCCAGGAAGACCAGTGCGGCACCGGGGTTGGTGGTGGTGAACGTCGCGATGCCGACGATCTCGACCTTGAACGAGCCGGGCTGAGCGAGAACGGTGAGGGTGTCCCCGATGCGTACCTTCCTGTTGTCGGCGGTGTCCTTGTCGAGCAGCGCCTCACCCGGGCCGTTCGGCTCGCGCCCACTGGTCAGCTTCACCGGACTGCGTTCGGTGACATACCAGTTGGTGGCGATGGTGGGGGCGCCGGTCGTCGGCCCGACCGGCTCGTTCGCGTCGTCGACGACGGTGATGTTCTCCACGGCGGCTTCGATGTGTGTGGCTGCCACCCCGTCGACCGAGCCCACCCGGTCGGCGAGCCCGGCGGGCACCGTACGCACGACACCCGTCGGCAGGCTCTCGCCGATGCCCTCCTTCGGCCCGACCGTCACATCCGCCGAGGTGGAGGCGAAGAGCCGGTCGAAGGTACGTGACACGGTGTCCGAGAAGATCAGGCTGCCGCTGACGAAGGCCACGGACAGCAGCACCGCGAGCGCCGACAGCAGCAGCCGTCCCTTGTGTGCGAAGAAGCTTCGCAGGGTCGCTTTGAGCACCGGGGCCTCAGCTCTCGCTCGGGGCGTCGGAGCCGGGTGTCCGGGGTGGCATCCCCGACGGTGCTGCGGACGGTGCTGCGGATGGTCCTGCGGAGAAGAGGCGCATACGCTCCAGAACCGCCTCCGCCGTCGGGTCCGGCATGACATCGACGATCCGTCCGTCCGCGAGGAACAGCACCAGGTCGGCGTGGCCGGCCGCGCCCGGATCGTGCGTCACCATCACCACCGTCTGTTCCAGCCGGTCGACGGCTTCGCGCAGGAACGCGAGCACCTCCGCGCCCGCGCGTGAGTCGAGGTTGCCGGTCGGCTCGTCGGCGAAGATCAGCTCGGGGCGGGAGGCCAGCGCCCGGGCGCAGGCCACGCGCTGCTGCTGCCCGCCGGAGAGCTGTGCGGGCCGGTGTGTGAGCCGGTCGCGCAGCCCGAGGGTGTCGATGACCTGCTCCACCCACTGCTGGTCGGGTTTGCGCCCGGCGATGTCCATCGGCAGCGTGATGTTCTCTGCGGCGCTCAGCGTCGGCAGCAGATTGAAGGCCTGGAACATGAAGCCGATCCGGTCCCGGCGCAGCCGAGTGAGTTCACGCTCCTTCAGGCCGGTGATCTCCGTGTCGCCCAGCCAGATCTGCCCGGCGGAGACCGTGTCCAGGCCCGCGAGGCAGTGCATCAGGGTGGACTTGCCCGAGCCGGAAGGGCCCATGACCGCGGTGAACCGGCCGCGCGCGATGTCGACATCGACGGCGTCCAGGGCGCGTACGGTCGTCTCGCCGGTGCCGTATGCCTTGGTCAGGGCCCGTGCCCGGGCGGCGAGCGGCACATCCGGAGCCCGGTCGTGGCTGAATGCAGTGGCAGGTGTGGACAAGGCCGCCTCCCGGGTCGTGGCCGCTCCAACTCCCTTACAGGAGGCGAGAGTAGAGCGGGTACGTACGCGCCGGTATCCCTCGTGGGGTTGGTCCTCGGTGTGGATGTAAGGGGCACTCGACGCAGCGCTTGTCGGTGCTAGCGTATTCGCGCTAGCGTAGTGGGGTGGCGAAGACACAGTTGAACGTGAGGGTGGACGAGACCACCGCCGAGGCCGCGCGCCAGCGGGCCCTGCAGCGCGGGATGAGCGTGAACCGCTATATCGAGGAACTCGTCAAACAGGACGCGGGCGAGGTGGGACGCACCTTCGTGGACGCGGCGGCCGACTTCATGAAGCAGTACGAGTCCGTGTTCGCGGAGGAGTTCGGCGCGGAACACGGCACGGCCGAGCGTTGAATCTTCAGATCGATCTTGCCTGGCTCCTCATGGTCGCCGAGCACAAGACGCCCGGAGATCCACAGGTCACCGACTGGGGCGCGCTCGTCGCCGCCGTCAGCCGCCATGAGGCGGAGATATTCGGCATCCCCGTCTACAGCGATCCGCATGCCCGGGCCGCGGCCCTGCTCCAGCTGCTGCTCCATGTGCCCGCGCTCGAACACTCCAACGCCATGTTCGCCTCCGCCGTCGCATACGGCTATCTCGTCGCCTGCGGACTGAAGGTGGTCACCTCGCCCGAGCAGGTACGGGACCTGGCGCGGCTGGTCAAGGAGGGCAAGGCGGACGTCAGGACCATCGCCGGCGAGCTGCGCCAGTGGAGCCGGTGAGCCCCTGACCGGCAGCCGGCTCAGTCTGATGCGTCGGTACCGAAGGGGCGGCGTGCCACACCCAGGACGCAGGGGGAGCTCGGGAACTGCATCCCGCGCTCCGGCACCCGCAGCCTGCGGTACACCCCCAGCTCGAAGCCCGCGGCCTCGATCGCGGCGATGGTGTCCCGCGCGGTGTGGCAGCCGCCGAAGAGCAGCGGCCACACCGTACGGTCCACGGCGCGCTGGGTCCTTGCCAGGCCCTTGCCCTCGGCCAGCCCGTGCTCGAAGAACCGCAGCTCACCGCCGGGCCGCAGTACGCGTCTGATCTCGGAGAGCGCCCGCGGCAGATCCCGTACGGAACAGAGCACCAGGGACGCCACGGCCGCGTCGAAGGCCTCGCTCTTGACCGGCAGCGCCTCGGCCGCGCCCGGCACCACATCCACCGGAACGTCGGTGCGCCGCGCCGCCTGTGCCGCCAAGTGCCGCAGCCTGCGCTCCGGTTCCAGCGCCACGACTTCGGAGACGGCGGCGGGATAGTGCGGGAAGTTCAGGCCGTTGCCCGCGCCGACCTCGATCACCCGGCCGGAGAGACCGGCCAGCAGCTCCTCGCGGTGGGCGGCCACACCCCCCTTGAGGTCGGCCAGCACGCTCATCCGGGCGTAGAAGCGCGCGAACAGCGGATGGTGGACGGCGTCCCGGGGCATCTTCGTGCTGCGCAGCGGCATCGCGGACCTCCTTGGGAGGGCGGGTGCGGTCACCGCCATTGTCCCCCTGGACCGACGAAGCAGAACTCGTTCCCCTCGGGATCCGTCATGACCTGGAACCGGCCGTGCTCGTCGGTGACGACCGCACCCACGCGTACGGCACCGAGCCGTACCGCCTCGGCGGCCGCCGTGTCGACGTCGCCCGCGTCGAGATCCAGATGGAGGCGGTTCTTGGCGGACTTGCCCTCGGGCACGCGCTGGAAGGCGACCCGTACGAAACCGGGCGGATCGATGTACGACCAGTCGGCGCTGCGGTCCACCGGGTCGCCGCCCAGCAGATCGGCCCAGAACCGCACCAGGCGGGCGGGATCGTGGCAGTCGAAGACGATCTCGTCGATGCGTGCGCGCATGATGATCAGCTTACGGCGGCGGTGAAGGCCTCCGCGTCCCAGGAGCCACCGAGGCGTGGCGCGAGCCAACTCCCGGCCCGCGCACGGAACCGGCCGGGCTCCAGGGTGCCCACACGCTCCGGTACGACACCGAGCAGCGGCGCGCCCGCGGACTCGGGCAGGTCCGCGAGATTGCACCGCGCCGCCAGATCCGGTTCATCGGGCCAGCTCCCGACGACCACACCGAGCATCTCCAACTCCCGCGCGCGCAGAGCCTCCGCGGTCAGCGCGGTCGTATTGAGCGTCCCGAGCCCGGCGGGCGTGACCACCAGCACCGGCGCGCCCAGCAGCACGGCGACATCGGCGAGCGTCGCCCCCGCGTCGTCGAACCGCACGAGCAGCCCACCCGCGCCCTCGACCAGCACGAGGTCGTGAGAGGCGGTCAGCTTCTCGACCGCGTCGGCCACCTGCCGGGGCCGCACCGGGTCCATCCCGGCCCGCTGCGCAGCGGTCGCGGGTGACAACGGCTCGGGAAACCGGGCGAGTTCCACCCCGGTGACCGCCCCCGCCAACCGGGCGACCTCGTCCACGTCCCCCGGCTCCCGGGGAGCAACCCCGGTCTGCGCGGGTTTCACGACGGCGACGGACTGCCCCTTCGCCCGAAATGCCGAGGCGACGGCGGCGGTGACGACGGTCTTCCCGATCTCGGTCCCGGTCCCGCTGACGATGATCACTGCCATGGCTGTTCACTGCCCTTTCTGCTTACGTGCGGCTGCGCGGCTGCGTGGCCGTGCAGCCGCGCCCGCGGCGCGAAGCGGACGCGCCCGTGTTGGAGGTGTGCCCCTCAGCCCGCAGCCGCCGCCGCGCACACCGCACGGCACACCCGCGCCACATCCTCCTCGTTCGTCACATACGGCGGCATCACGTACACGAGGTCGCGGAACGGCCGCAGCCACACACCCTCCCGCACCGCCGCCTCCGTCGCCGCCGCCATGTCCACCTGGTGGTCCAGCTGTACGACGCCGATCGCTCCCAGCACCCGTACGTCCTTCACTCCCGGCAGACTCTCCGCACCCGCGAGCCCCTCCCGCAGACCCGTCTCGAGCCGTTTGACCTCTTGCTTCCAGTCCTGGCCGAGCAGCAGATCGAGGGAGGCGCATGCCACCGCCGAGGCCAGCGGATTGCCCATGAACGTCGGACCGTGCGCCAGCACCGGGACCTCGCCGCGCGAGATGCCCTCCGCGACCCGCGAGGTGCACAGCGTCGCGGCCATCGAGAGATAGCCGCCGGTCATCGCCTTGCCCACGCACATCACATCCGGCGAGACGCCGGCGTGCTCCGCCGCGAACAGTGCGCCCGTACGCCCGAACCCCGTGGCGATCTCGTCGAAGATCAGCAGCACCCCGTGCTCGTCGCAGGCCTCGCGCAGCACCCGCAGATACGCGGGGGAGTGGAACCGCATCCCGCCCGCGCCCTGCACCACCGGCTCCACGATCACCGCGGCCAGTTCGTCCGCGTGCCGCGCGACAAGATCGCGAAGGCCCGCCGCGTACGACTCCTCGAACTCGGCCGGCGGCGCCTCCGCGAAGATCTGGCGCGGCAGCGCTCCCGACCACAGCCCGTGCATCCCGCCCTCGGGGTCGCACACGGACATCGGCTGCCAGGTGTCCCCGTGGTAGCCGCCGCGCCAGGTCAGCAGCCGCTGCTTGGCCGGGCGGCCCACCGAGCGCCAGTGCTGCAGGCACATCTTCACCGCGACCTCGACGGACACCGAGCCCGAGTCGGTGAGGAAGACATGCTGCAGTGGTTCCGGCGTGATCTCGACCAGCCGGGTGGCGAGGCGCACGGCGGGCTCATGGGTGAGCCCGCCGAACATCACATGGCTCATCCGCCCGAGCTGGCTGTGTACCGCCGCATTGAGGACCGGGTGGTTGTGGCCGTGGATGACGGACCACCACGACGACATGCCGTCGATCAACTCGCGCCGGCCGTGGACGGGTTCGGCGAGCCGCAGCCGTACACCGGACGCGGACTCCACAACCAGCGGGTCCGTACGGCCCGGCATGGGGCTGTACGGGTGCCAGACGTGGGCCCGGTCCAGGGCGAGCAGCTCGGCGGAGGTGTACGCGGGCTCAGGCATTGGGCGCGAGATCCGTGCCTGCACCACGACGGCGTACGGCGACCAGGTCCGTACGGGCCGCCGGAGCTCCGGCGACGGGTGTTTTCCGGGCAACGTCGTCGACGGCCTCGTCGGCTGGGACGGCGGCTTCCTCGCCGTCACCGCACGGCGCGCACCCGCCGGAGTGCGAACCGCAGCCGCCCCCGGCCGCTGCCGCCGCGTCCGCGCGGTGCTCCGGCAGCGTCGTCGTGTCCGTGCCCTCCACCTCGAAGCCGGCGTCCGTGATCATGTCCAGGTCCGCCTGCCCCGCCTGGCCCTCACTGGTGAGGTAGTCACCGAGGAAGATCGAGTTGACCAGGTTCAGGGCGAGCGGCTGCATCGAGCGCAGGTGCACTTCGCGGCCGCCCGCGAGCCGTACCTCCACGTCCGGGCAGACGAACCGCACCATCGCCAGAATCCGCAGGCAGCGCTGCGGGGAGAGGTTCCACTCCTTGGCCAGCGGCGTGCCCTCGAAGGGGATGAGGAAGTTCACCGGCACCGAGTCGGGGTCGAGCTCGCGCAGCGAGTAGACGACGTCGACGAGGTCCTCGTCGCTCTCGCCCATGCCCGCGATCAGCCCGGAGCACGCCGACAGGCCCGCGGCCTG
Proteins encoded in this window:
- a CDS encoding hemolysin family protein, which codes for MTEVLLLLVAVLLSIACGAFVAAEFSLTTVERSDLERAVERGERGAAGALKAVRSLTFQLSGAQLGITVTNLVVGMLAEPSIAKLIRGPLEALGLSSSVASSAALVIGTALSTVVLMVVGELVPKNWAISSPLAVAKVVATPQRVFTAAFKPLISHLNNAANRILRRIGMEPTEELASARSPQELVALARHSAKAGALEADTAELFVRTLHLAELTAENVMTPRVQVTALEVQATAEDVANATRATGLSRFPVYRGSLDSIVGIAHIKDVLAVPAERRARHRVSELLREPLLVPETLTVDRLLDRLSGKSTMAVVIDEYGGTAGVVTMEDIVEEVVGEVRDEHDPHETPDLAPAGTDADGRALWSADGAARTDQLERVGLRVPEGPYETLAGLIAHELGRIPAEGDRIEMAGWRLDVVDASGRRAARVLMHAPLEQDDETEEARR
- a CDS encoding GNAT family N-acetyltransferase; translation: MIDLHIRTAGTAEAETVLRFWQEAAEGTSITDDVDGVTRLIARDPDALILAESDGRVVGTVIAGYDGWRCSLYRLAVLPSHRRQGIGAALLEAAEKRFRAVGGRRGDAMVLEANGRAQQAWAAAGYHREDHWRRWVKPFA
- a CDS encoding ABC transporter permease gives rise to the protein MLKATLRSFFAHKGRLLLSALAVLLSVAFVSGSLIFSDTVSRTFDRLFASTSADVTVGPKEGIGESLPTGVVRTVPAGLADRVGSVDGVAATHIEAAVENITVVDDANEPVGPTTGAPTIATNWYVTERSPVKLTSGREPNGPGEALLDKDTADNRKVRIGDTLTVLAQPGSFKVEIVGIATFTTTNPGAALVFLDTPTAQTRLLGRPGVATSVSVDAADGVSDATLKQRIAAELGDAYELRTADEQAESAAAQLGGFLDVIKWVMLGFAGVAVLVGIFLIVNTFSMLIAQRTRELGLLRALGADRRQVRRSVLTEALLLGLVGSTLGLAAGVALAAGLIELMGLLGMNLSAAEMVVGVATPVSAYAVGVGVTFVAAYLPARRAARVSPMAALSDAEVAGVGRPLRIRAIVGAVVGAAGAAALAGCMVSEQTGTASSLLGLGVVLSLIATVVAGPLLVRPVIRVLGGAFPPIFGPVGRMSQRNALRNPRRTGATAAALMVGLALVGGLSIASASMTKSFDDQIDRTLGADFVVQNSNFMPFPQEITEKVKGVESAGTVVRQRFAPLALTLPDGKRVESTASGYDPQLDEAARITYAGGDTGAALAPDSIAMDRKYAAEHKVRIGSVLSAEFAGGQRARLTVGALTDMDQSGGPGMEGGMFLGLATVEKYLPGGQEAALYVNAASGSDAQELRRGLERALDPYPQVQVRDQADYKELIRQQIAVMLYLVYALLGLAIVIAVLGVVNTLALSVVERTREIGLLRAIGLSRVQLRRMIRLESVVIAVFGALLGLALGVVWGVAVQQVLALEGLTAFAVPWGTLVAVVVGSVVVGLGAAVLPALRASRMNVLAAIAHE
- a CDS encoding ABC transporter ATP-binding protein; amino-acid sequence: MSTPATAFSHDRAPDVPLAARARALTKAYGTGETTVRALDAVDVDIARGRFTAVMGPSGSGKSTLMHCLAGLDTVSAGQIWLGDTEITGLKERELTRLRRDRIGFMFQAFNLLPTLSAAENITLPMDIAGRKPDQQWVEQVIDTLGLRDRLTHRPAQLSGGQQQRVACARALASRPELIFADEPTGNLDSRAGAEVLAFLREAVDRLEQTVVMVTHDPGAAGHADLVLFLADGRIVDVMPDPTAEAVLERMRLFSAGPSAAPSAAPSGMPPRTPGSDAPSES
- a CDS encoding antitoxin, producing MAKTQLNVRVDETTAEAARQRALQRGMSVNRYIEELVKQDAGEVGRTFVDAAADFMKQYESVFAEEFGAEHGTAER
- a CDS encoding fic family toxin-antitoxin system, toxin component is translated as MNLQIDLAWLLMVAEHKTPGDPQVTDWGALVAAVSRHEAEIFGIPVYSDPHARAAALLQLLLHVPALEHSNAMFASAVAYGYLVACGLKVVTSPEQVRDLARLVKEGKADVRTIAGELRQWSR
- a CDS encoding class I SAM-dependent methyltransferase; this encodes MPLRSTKMPRDAVHHPLFARFYARMSVLADLKGGVAAHREELLAGLSGRVIEVGAGNGLNFPHYPAAVSEVVALEPERRLRHLAAQAARRTDVPVDVVPGAAEALPVKSEAFDAAVASLVLCSVRDLPRALSEIRRVLRPGGELRFFEHGLAEGKGLARTQRAVDRTVWPLLFGGCHTARDTIAAIEAAGFELGVYRRLRVPERGMQFPSSPCVLGVARRPFGTDASD
- a CDS encoding VOC family protein: MRARIDEIVFDCHDPARLVRFWADLLGGDPVDRSADWSYIDPPGFVRVAFQRVPEGKSAKNRLHLDLDAGDVDTAAAEAVRLGAVRVGAVVTDEHGRFQVMTDPEGNEFCFVGPGGQWR
- the bioD gene encoding dethiobiotin synthase; protein product: MAVIIVSGTGTEIGKTVVTAAVASAFRAKGQSVAVVKPAQTGVAPREPGDVDEVARLAGAVTGVELARFPEPLSPATAAQRAGMDPVRPRQVADAVEKLTASHDLVLVEGAGGLLVRFDDAGATLADVAVLLGAPVLVVTPAGLGTLNTTALTAEALRARELEMLGVVVGSWPDEPDLAARCNLADLPESAGAPLLGVVPERVGTLEPGRFRARAGSWLAPRLGGSWDAEAFTAAVS
- a CDS encoding adenosylmethionine--8-amino-7-oxononanoate transaminase; protein product: MPEPAYTSAELLALDRAHVWHPYSPMPGRTDPLVVESASGVRLRLAEPVHGRRELIDGMSSWWSVIHGHNHPVLNAAVHSQLGRMSHVMFGGLTHEPAVRLATRLVEITPEPLQHVFLTDSGSVSVEVAVKMCLQHWRSVGRPAKQRLLTWRGGYHGDTWQPMSVCDPEGGMHGLWSGALPRQIFAEAPPAEFEESYAAGLRDLVARHADELAAVIVEPVVQGAGGMRFHSPAYLRVLREACDEHGVLLIFDEIATGFGRTGALFAAEHAGVSPDVMCVGKAMTGGYLSMAATLCTSRVAEGISRGEVPVLAHGPTFMGNPLASAVACASLDLLLGQDWKQEVKRLETGLREGLAGAESLPGVKDVRVLGAIGVVQLDHQVDMAAATEAAVREGVWLRPFRDLVYVMPPYVTNEEDVARVCRAVCAAAAAG
- the bioB gene encoding biotin synthase BioB, with translation MDLLNTLVEKGLRRELPTREEALAVLATSDDDLLEVVAAAGKVRRQWFGRRVKLNYLVNLKSGLCPEDCSYCSQRLGSKAEILKYTWLKPDEASQAAAAGVAGGAKRVCLVASGRGPTDRDVDRVSKTIEAIKEQNEGVEVCACLGLLSNGQAERLRAAGADAYNHNLNTSEGTYGDITTTHTYADRVDTVHQAQAAGLSACSGLIAGMGESDEDLVDVVYSLRELDPDSVPVNFLIPFEGTPLAKEWNLSPQRCLRILAMVRFVCPDVEVRLAGGREVHLRSMQPLALNLVNSIFLGDYLTSEGQAGQADLDMITDAGFEVEGTDTTTLPEHRADAAAAAGGGCGSHSGGCAPCGDGEEAAVPADEAVDDVARKTPVAGAPAARTDLVAVRRRGAGTDLAPNA